A single genomic interval of Natator depressus isolate rNatDep1 chromosome 14, rNatDep2.hap1, whole genome shotgun sequence harbors:
- the COX11 gene encoding cytochrome c oxidase assembly protein COX11, mitochondrial translates to MGLGERGWRYLGVLRLPRVAAGSGPRALSIWARGAGAPLARGGWACGQCPRTAAPHSQWGPRGPGTPGSAPRRQAWPGLQQARGAARPNPFTRGQEQEWRRRNKTVLTYIAAAAVGMVGMSYAAVPLYRLYCQATGLGGSAVAGHDSDQIETMEPVKDRIIKVTFNADVHASLHWNFRPQQTEIYVVPGETALAFYKAKNSTDKPVIGISTYNVVPFEAGQYFNKIQCFCFEEQRLNPQEEVDMPVFFFIDPEFAEDPRMANVDLITLSYTFFEAKEGHKLPLPGYQ, encoded by the exons ATGGGACTGGGCGAGCGGGGCTGGAGGTACCTCGGGGTCCTTCGGCTGCCGCGCGTGGCTGCCGGATCGGGCCCCCGCGCGCTCAGTATCTGGGCCCGAGGCGCTGGGGCGCCCCTTGCCCGGGGGGGCTGGGCCTGCGGCCAGTGCCCTCGGACCGCGGCCCCGCACAGCCAATGGGGCCCCCGCGGGCCGGGGACCCCGGGCAGCGCCCCCCGCCGCCAGGCCTGGCCGGGGCTCCAGCAGGCGCGAGGGGCGGCGCGCCCCAACCCTTTCAcgcggggccaggagcaggagtGGAGGCGCAGGAACAAGACCGTCCTGACCTACATCGCCGCCGCGGCCGTGGGCATGGTGGGCATGTCCTACGCGGCCGTGCCGCTCTACCGCCTCTACTGCCAG gcTACTGGACTAGGTGGGTCAGCAGTAGCAGGCCATGATTCAGACCAGATTGAGACTATGGAACCTGTTAAAGATCGCATCATTAAGGTCACGTTCAATGCTGATGTGCATGCAAGTCTACACTGGAATTTTAGACCTCAGCAAACAGAAATATAC gtTGTACCAGGAGAGACTGCATTGGCATTTTACAAAGCAAAGAATTCTACAGACAAACCAGTAATTGGAATCTCTACATATAACGTGGTTCCATTTGAAGCAGGACAATATTTCAATAAAATACAA TGCTTTTGTTTTGAAGAACAGCGGCTTAATCCCCAAGAGGAGGTGGACATGCCTGTGTTTTTCTTCATAGATCCTGAATTTGCTGAAGACCCAAGAATGGCCAATGTTGATCTGATCACTCTTTCTTACactttttttgaagcaaaagaagGACACAAATTGCCACTCCCAGGTTATCAATAA